A DNA window from Barnesiella intestinihominis YIT 11860 contains the following coding sequences:
- the scpA gene encoding methylmalonyl-CoA mutase, producing MRPNFKNIDITKDAFAHSAGKVAHEGENWITPELIPVKPVYTKEDLEGLEHLNYVAGLPPFLRGPYSGMYAIRPWTIRQYAGFSTAEESNAFYRRNLASGQKGLSVAFDLPTHRGYDADHERVVGDVGKAGVSICSLEDMKVLFDGIPLNKMSVSMTMNGAVLPILAFYINAGLEQGAKLEEMAGTIQNDILKEFMVRNTYIYPPEFSMRIIADIFEFTSQNMPKFNSISISGYHMQEAGATADIELAYTLADGLEYLRAGINAGMDIDAFAPRLSFFWAIGMNFFMEIAKMRAARMLWAKIVKQFNPKNPKSLALRTHSQTSGWSLTEQDPFNNVGRTCIEAMGAALGHTQSLHTNALDEAIALPTDFSARIARNTQIYIQEETYITKEIDPWAGSYYVEALTNELAHKAWEHIQEIEKLGGMAKAIETGLPKLRIEEAAARTQARIDSGKQTIVGVNKYRLEKEAPIDILEVDNTAVRKEQIERLQDLKAHRDEAAVKAALDAITECVKTKKGNLLDLAVKAAKVRATLGEISDACEVVVGRYKAVIRTISGVYSSETKKDADFVRATELCEKFAKKEGRQPRIMIAKMGQDGHDRGAKVVATGYADCGFDVDMGPLFQTPAEAARQAVENDVHVLGVSSLAAGHKTLVPQVIEELKKLGREDIVVIAGGVIPAQDYDFLYKAGVAAIFGPGTSVAKAACQILEILLDE from the coding sequence ATGAGACCTAATTTTAAGAATATAGATATTACGAAGGATGCTTTCGCCCATTCGGCAGGGAAAGTAGCCCATGAGGGTGAAAACTGGATAACCCCGGAGTTGATACCCGTCAAACCTGTTTACACCAAAGAAGACCTCGAAGGTCTTGAACACTTGAATTATGTAGCCGGACTTCCTCCGTTTCTTCGTGGCCCGTACAGCGGTATGTATGCCATTCGTCCGTGGACAATCCGTCAGTATGCAGGTTTCTCGACCGCAGAGGAGTCCAATGCTTTCTATCGTAGAAACTTGGCTTCGGGACAAAAGGGATTGTCTGTGGCATTCGACCTCCCGACACACAGAGGATATGATGCCGATCACGAGCGTGTGGTAGGCGATGTAGGTAAGGCCGGTGTATCGATTTGTTCGCTCGAAGATATGAAGGTTTTGTTCGACGGTATTCCTTTGAACAAAATGTCTGTATCCATGACGATGAACGGAGCCGTGTTGCCTATCCTTGCTTTTTATATCAATGCCGGGTTGGAACAAGGCGCGAAACTCGAAGAGATGGCCGGAACGATTCAGAACGATATTTTGAAAGAATTTATGGTGCGTAATACCTATATTTATCCGCCTGAATTCTCGATGCGTATCATCGCCGATATTTTTGAGTTTACTTCGCAAAACATGCCGAAGTTCAACTCGATATCCATTTCGGGATACCACATGCAGGAAGCCGGAGCGACAGCCGATATAGAGCTGGCTTATACGTTGGCCGACGGTCTTGAATATTTGCGTGCCGGAATCAACGCCGGTATGGATATCGACGCATTCGCTCCGCGGTTGTCTTTCTTCTGGGCTATCGGCATGAATTTCTTTATGGAGATCGCCAAGATGCGTGCCGCACGTATGTTGTGGGCTAAGATCGTAAAACAGTTCAACCCCAAGAATCCGAAATCTCTCGCTTTGCGTACTCACTCGCAAACGTCGGGTTGGTCACTGACCGAACAAGATCCGTTCAATAATGTGGGTCGTACTTGTATCGAGGCTATGGGGGCTGCTTTGGGGCATACCCAATCGTTGCACACCAACGCTCTCGACGAGGCTATCGCCCTGCCAACCGATTTTTCGGCTCGTATCGCTCGTAATACTCAGATTTATATTCAAGAAGAGACCTATATTACAAAAGAAATCGACCCGTGGGCAGGTTCTTATTATGTAGAGGCTCTGACTAACGAGCTGGCTCATAAGGCATGGGAACATATTCAAGAGATCGAGAAGTTGGGCGGTATGGCTAAGGCCATCGAAACCGGACTCCCGAAACTTCGTATCGAAGAGGCTGCCGCCCGTACGCAGGCACGTATCGACTCGGGTAAACAGACGATCGTGGGTGTAAACAAATACCGTCTTGAAAAAGAGGCTCCCATCGATATTCTCGAAGTCGATAATACGGCTGTGCGTAAAGAGCAAATCGAGCGTCTGCAAGATTTGAAAGCTCATCGCGACGAAGCCGCGGTTAAAGCGGCTCTTGATGCGATTACCGAATGTGTGAAGACGAAGAAGGGTAATTTGCTCGACTTGGCTGTCAAAGCCGCTAAGGTTCGCGCTACGTTGGGAGAGATTTCCGATGCTTGCGAAGTTGTCGTAGGTCGTTATAAAGCAGTAATCAGAACTATATCAGGCGTGTATTCATCAGAGACTAAAAAGGATGCCGATTTCGTTCGGGCAACGGAATTGTGCGAAAAATTCGCTAAAAAGGAAGGTCGCCAACCTCGTATCATGATAGCGAAGATGGGACAAGACGGTCATGACCGTGGGGCCAAAGTGGTAGCTACCGGATATGCCGATTGTGGCTTTGACGTGGATATGGGACCTTTGTTCCAGACTCCGGCGGAAGCTGCGCGTCAGGCTGTCGAAAACGACGTACATGTGTTGGGTGTTTCTTCTTTGGCTGCCGGCCATAAGACTTTGGTTCCTCAGGTAATCGAAGAGTTGAAGAAATTGGGTCGCGAGGATATTGTGGTAATTGCCGGTGGAGTTATTCCTGCACAGGATTATGACTTCCTTTACAAGGCCGGTGTAGCGGCTATCTTTGGCCCGGGTACTTCGGTAGCCAAAGCTGCGTGCCAGATACTCGAAATTCTTCTCGATGAGTAA
- a CDS encoding phosphodiester glycosidase family protein, whose protein sequence is MKNYLFPFSFLLLSLGIQAEKPQWGIPDTISHYPIGPGAVYTHIEFTQKPIQLHQITLDLNNEYNAVEVYPSNGKTPDASRETTSSQCKSNSYEGHRAFFGVNHDLFYYTGQTTAAGINVRNGEVVSHYGDYGRSVMSISKDKVAEVFPPKYSAKVICPDQTEITIDNVNESAYGIQSYRNCVLFNTYSSLTLTEDGLYVKIMPQGEWIINGNSTPCRVEAMEHTPIQPDGKSHILFMRNHASEQFEDKVKVGDVVYIDQRFVNTTFPNSGISVPPAQNVVQALHGWPSVILNGELHDKEYNDFVTPGREFQDYPCTLVGITKDGKRLFIITADKASMVENAYYLVEQGAWNVVNFDGGGSATMVVCDEVVNTPTDGKERAVMDSFQGISLAPVDSTFSFVSFSKPSVQAIPLSVVPLRVLAHNRYGEIIDDDFKDVTYSCEPEELGYVNSRGEFCAGAVSMLGTITARKGDSACKIRVVMGNAGKSVKLCADSLCIDDIREYPIEIETESDGKRYMVNPAIFDWQSVGADCCDVVEGVVRGVTNGRTVLQGKYGDVEIQLPVIVEIGVGENVHEHFSDGASFSVTGSSAITDIRFDSSVLPVGWSDGTTLLFDLSTGRAPNIMLDKPIRFFGLPDSISIQVKNWSALINNISYEFSCSTGSWSRIVNPDADSDSVYTVSFADLDVTAFPVVLNGMKIYLSTQIKGPNQKISFRDLKAYYPHEAPDGIKEVKCGSDFSISKIDPGVIRIQGISEGEDIVITLSDMNGRLLETFCDKAVGCGVCDIELPFVLPPGVYLVGIQTKNGRVVEKLAW, encoded by the coding sequence ATGAAAAATTATTTGTTCCCTTTTAGTTTCTTATTGCTTAGTTTGGGCATTCAGGCCGAGAAGCCGCAGTGGGGTATTCCCGATACGATAAGTCATTATCCGATAGGTCCCGGAGCTGTGTATACTCATATCGAGTTTACACAAAAGCCGATACAGTTACATCAAATTACATTGGATTTGAATAACGAATATAATGCGGTAGAGGTATATCCGTCTAACGGGAAGACTCCGGATGCCTCACGGGAGACAACGTCATCGCAGTGTAAGAGTAACTCTTATGAAGGACACCGGGCGTTTTTCGGGGTAAATCACGATTTATTTTATTATACGGGGCAGACTACGGCTGCGGGGATCAATGTCCGTAACGGAGAAGTTGTCAGTCATTACGGCGATTATGGTCGTTCTGTCATGTCTATTAGCAAAGATAAGGTGGCAGAGGTTTTCCCTCCTAAATATTCGGCAAAGGTAATTTGTCCAGACCAAACAGAAATAACGATCGACAATGTGAACGAGTCGGCATACGGAATACAATCATACAGAAATTGCGTATTGTTCAATACGTATAGCAGTCTTACTCTTACGGAAGACGGTTTATATGTGAAAATAATGCCGCAAGGGGAATGGATTATTAACGGTAACTCGACTCCTTGTCGAGTGGAGGCTATGGAGCATACCCCTATACAACCCGATGGAAAAAGTCATATTTTGTTTATGAGAAACCATGCGTCGGAGCAGTTCGAGGATAAAGTAAAAGTAGGCGATGTCGTTTATATCGACCAGCGGTTTGTGAATACGACGTTTCCCAATTCCGGCATATCCGTTCCACCGGCACAAAACGTTGTACAAGCGTTGCATGGTTGGCCGAGCGTGATATTGAACGGAGAACTTCACGATAAAGAGTACAACGATTTTGTCACTCCCGGACGTGAGTTTCAAGACTATCCTTGTACATTGGTGGGGATAACGAAAGACGGGAAAAGATTGTTTATCATTACCGCCGACAAGGCCTCTATGGTTGAGAATGCTTATTATTTAGTAGAGCAAGGAGCTTGGAATGTCGTTAATTTTGACGGTGGGGGATCGGCTACTATGGTTGTTTGTGACGAAGTGGTAAATACTCCTACCGATGGAAAAGAGAGGGCTGTGATGGATTCGTTTCAAGGTATTTCGTTAGCTCCGGTTGACAGTACGTTTTCTTTCGTTTCTTTTTCTAAACCTTCTGTGCAGGCTATACCTTTGTCGGTGGTTCCTTTGAGGGTATTGGCTCATAACCGTTATGGCGAGATTATCGACGATGATTTTAAAGATGTTACTTATTCGTGCGAACCGGAGGAATTGGGATATGTGAATAGTCGTGGCGAGTTTTGTGCGGGAGCTGTTTCTATGTTAGGAACGATTACGGCTCGGAAAGGTGACTCTGCATGTAAAATACGGGTCGTTATGGGTAATGCCGGCAAGTCGGTTAAATTATGTGCCGATAGTCTTTGTATCGACGATATTAGAGAATATCCGATAGAGATCGAGACCGAATCGGACGGAAAGAGATATATGGTAAATCCTGCTATTTTTGACTGGCAATCTGTGGGAGCGGATTGCTGTGATGTAGTGGAAGGTGTCGTGAGAGGTGTCACGAACGGGCGAACTGTGTTGCAAGGGAAATATGGAGATGTGGAAATTCAGTTACCGGTTATTGTTGAAATTGGAGTGGGAGAGAATGTGCATGAACATTTTTCTGATGGAGCTTCTTTTTCTGTAACCGGTAGTTCTGCTATAACCGACATTCGTTTCGATTCGTCTGTCCTTCCTGTGGGTTGGAGTGACGGTACTACTCTGTTGTTCGATTTATCCACCGGGCGTGCTCCTAATATTATGTTGGATAAGCCGATACGTTTCTTCGGGTTACCCGATTCGATTTCGATACAGGTGAAAAATTGGAGCGCTTTAATCAATAATATTTCTTATGAATTTTCTTGTTCTACTGGTTCTTGGAGCCGTATCGTTAATCCAGATGCCGATAGCGATTCTGTCTATACAGTGTCTTTTGCCGATTTAGATGTAACGGCTTTCCCGGTGGTGTTGAATGGTATGAAGATATACTTGTCGACACAGATAAAGGGACCGAATCAGAAAATTTCATTTAGGGATTTGAAGGCTTATTACCCTCATGAAGCACCCGATGGGATAAAAGAGGTAAAATGCGGATCTGATTTTTCGATAAGTAAGATTGATCCGGGAGTAATAAGGATACAAGGTATATCGGAAGGAGAAGATATTGTTATTACATTGTCGGATATGAACGGGAGACTGTTGGAAACTTTCTGCGATAAGGCTGTGGGTTGTGGTGTTTGTGACATAGAGTTACCGTTCGTATTACCTCCGGGTGTATATTTGGTGGGAATACAGACGAAAAACGGTCGTGTAGTGGAAAAACTTGCATGGTAA
- a CDS encoding M6 family metalloprotease domain-containing protein, which yields MNKNFISLCAGILLGVSPLFAVPAKPVLVRVAQPDGTVVTVKTVGDEFYHYKSTSDGIPVVRGEDGFYRYAELSATGLVVAGNVIARDSSMRSVSDKAYLTSLSEKKISQKLFSRRNLRKQQLQNNITRRVTQATAGDDVHGLVLLVQFSDKKFSSVGTQQAFDEMMNKEGYDYMGAIGSARDYFISQSGGLFQPTFDVVGPITLDNTMAYYGANDYSGQDVRPDEMVIDACKKSESTVDFTIYDRDNDGFVDLVYVIYAGYGESSDIDGSLENAIWPHAWYIYQGAQKRVSVDGKYLDAYACSAELLGNSGTTRDGIGTFCHEYSHTLGLPDFYDTSGVTSNYGMGTWSLMDYGCYNGPDSDGDGYSDGSVPVGYTAYEREFCGWITIEELTAPSSVTLENLADSKKAYKIVSSDKDQYFTLENRQQTGWDRYMASAGLMIVKVDYDQSVWDYNTVNNESIRQRMTIMPADNKYSEYNEDGDLYPYNGNTSFTDDSRPAAKTNTGLKLGKPVTNIAQDNGVITFDFMGGTPAVLAPVADVATHVTATGFTANWSSVENAASYTLQVDRKQPSAGGEILLSEDFSNCTADETTNIAGTTTFGNAKDGYFQTSGWSGKYLFPNIGKMKLGNSDNGGAVCTPAIDLSSCDGVFTVQFDASMFDGSKEKSVVIKVYVEGDESNAQSTEILSTSKMNTYTMTFTGGTADSKIVLMSTASSGKKRAYLDNIVIYSGEVLPEMASKQAVSDVWPLIVTGITDTSYQLVDLEPGYVYSYKVKAVTAEGEESDYSNVVKVDLFTGICDLPESRNRVYTDNGYIVVECETSQPVEVVNLTGQIVVSASVNGRSLLSVPVKGVYVVRCGTSVTRVVVK from the coding sequence ATGAATAAAAATTTTATCTCATTGTGCGCCGGTATTTTATTGGGTGTATCTCCGCTTTTTGCCGTACCGGCCAAGCCTGTCCTTGTTAGGGTCGCTCAACCGGACGGGACCGTTGTAACCGTTAAAACCGTAGGTGATGAATTTTATCATTACAAGTCTACTTCCGATGGCATTCCGGTAGTACGTGGCGAAGATGGTTTCTATCGTTATGCCGAGTTGTCTGCAACGGGACTGGTTGTTGCGGGCAATGTGATAGCCCGCGATTCGTCGATGAGGAGTGTTTCGGATAAGGCGTATTTAACATCGCTGTCCGAGAAGAAGATTTCACAGAAACTTTTTAGTCGTCGTAATCTACGGAAGCAACAATTACAAAACAATATAACTCGTCGAGTTACGCAGGCTACTGCCGGCGACGATGTGCACGGTTTGGTCTTGTTGGTTCAGTTCAGCGATAAGAAATTCAGTTCGGTGGGGACACAGCAGGCTTTCGACGAGATGATGAATAAGGAAGGATATGATTATATGGGAGCCATCGGTAGCGCTCGGGATTATTTCATTTCTCAATCGGGAGGACTCTTTCAACCGACATTCGATGTGGTAGGGCCTATCACTCTCGACAATACGATGGCTTATTATGGGGCTAATGATTATTCCGGTCAAGACGTACGTCCCGATGAGATGGTTATCGATGCTTGTAAGAAGTCTGAATCGACGGTCGATTTCACGATATATGACAGAGATAATGATGGATTCGTCGATTTGGTGTATGTGATTTATGCCGGGTATGGAGAATCGTCGGATATAGACGGTTCTTTGGAAAATGCGATTTGGCCTCATGCTTGGTATATTTATCAAGGTGCGCAAAAGCGAGTATCGGTCGACGGTAAATATCTCGATGCTTATGCTTGTTCGGCCGAGCTGTTGGGAAACAGTGGTACTACTCGGGACGGAATCGGTACATTTTGCCATGAATATAGCCATACGTTGGGACTCCCCGATTTTTACGATACGAGCGGTGTGACTTCGAATTATGGAATGGGCACGTGGAGTTTGATGGATTATGGCTGTTATAATGGCCCTGATTCCGATGGCGACGGTTATTCCGATGGTTCTGTTCCGGTCGGGTACACAGCATATGAGCGGGAGTTTTGCGGTTGGATAACTATCGAAGAGCTGACGGCTCCTTCTTCGGTTACACTGGAAAATCTGGCCGATAGCAAGAAGGCCTATAAGATAGTATCGAGCGATAAAGATCAATATTTTACATTGGAAAATAGGCAACAGACCGGTTGGGATCGATATATGGCATCAGCCGGGCTGATGATCGTGAAAGTCGATTACGATCAGTCCGTTTGGGATTATAATACGGTTAACAACGAATCGATCCGCCAGCGCATGACCATTATGCCGGCCGACAATAAATATAGCGAGTATAATGAAGATGGTGACTTATATCCCTATAATGGTAATACCTCTTTTACCGATGACAGTCGCCCGGCTGCAAAGACAAATACCGGATTGAAGTTGGGAAAACCTGTAACCAACATCGCACAAGATAATGGTGTGATTACGTTCGACTTTATGGGAGGAACCCCGGCAGTGCTTGCTCCCGTGGCCGATGTCGCTACTCATGTGACAGCAACCGGATTTACCGCAAACTGGTCGTCGGTAGAGAATGCTGCCAGCTATACGTTGCAGGTCGATAGAAAACAACCATCGGCCGGTGGCGAAATTTTACTGTCGGAGGATTTCTCGAATTGCACGGCTGACGAGACTACAAATATCGCAGGAACGACTACATTCGGAAATGCGAAGGACGGTTATTTCCAAACTTCGGGTTGGAGTGGTAAGTATTTGTTCCCGAACATAGGAAAGATGAAACTAGGTAATTCGGATAACGGGGGAGCTGTATGTACTCCGGCTATCGATTTATCTTCTTGCGACGGAGTATTTACTGTCCAGTTCGATGCCTCTATGTTCGATGGAAGTAAAGAGAAAAGTGTTGTGATAAAGGTATATGTCGAAGGAGATGAGTCGAATGCTCAATCGACCGAAATTCTCTCGACCAGTAAGATGAATACTTACACGATGACTTTTACAGGTGGTACAGCCGATAGTAAAATCGTGCTGATGTCGACAGCGAGCAGTGGAAAAAAGAGGGCTTATCTCGATAATATCGTTATATATAGCGGTGAAGTTTTACCTGAGATGGCTTCTAAACAAGCTGTTAGCGATGTTTGGCCTCTGATTGTGACGGGAATTACGGATACATCGTATCAGCTCGTTGATTTGGAGCCGGGGTATGTGTATTCTTATAAAGTAAAAGCTGTGACCGCAGAGGGGGAAGAAAGTGACTATTCCAATGTGGTGAAGGTGGATTTATTTACCGGTATTTGCGATTTGCCGGAGTCGCGCAATCGAGTGTATACCGATAACGGTTATATTGTGGTCGAGTGTGAAACGTCACAGCCGGTCGAGGTCGTTAATTTGACAGGTCAGATTGTCGTATCGGCATCTGTGAATGGGCGTTCTTTGTTATCGGTTCCGGTTAAGGGTGTATATGTCGTGCGCTGTGGTACATCGGTAACTCGTGTGGTTGTGAAATGA
- a CDS encoding Gfo/Idh/MocA family protein: protein MKRSEFLKVMGLTAVGAAFAPSILANGKQTNNVSRIATDIKDLKASVNRPVTFLVLGAGNRGSVYAGYAKKYPDCMKIVGVADKNQLRLKSMAEDHDVPEENRFTDWKEALNKTKFADAVIISLPDNLHYDPCMKALSMGYHILLEKPIAPTEKECTDIRDLAIKKNAIVGVCHVLRYAPYFIALKQIIDSGDIGQLISIQHLEPIQYAHMAHSYVRGNWHNSKETTPIILAKSCHDLDIIRWLVGSPCKSISAYGSLTYFKRKNMPQGATERCLDCPHENECPYSALDIYLKKRKHIYAFDLPKERSLQNEAIRKVIRTTDYGRCVFQMDNDQCDHYVTSMEFENGVTANFSMEAFMAKGGRRTQIMGTKGEIVGDMTTFTVTDFRSGKQRIWDAKVEEVKSYVGHGHGGGDLCLVRDFINAVGNDNRDYLSSPISVSVESHIMGFKAEESRLNDRKVKI from the coding sequence ATGAAACGCTCGGAATTTTTAAAAGTAATGGGACTTACCGCTGTCGGTGCAGCTTTTGCGCCTTCTATTTTAGCCAACGGAAAACAGACAAACAATGTATCTCGAATCGCCACCGACATAAAAGACCTGAAAGCCAGTGTAAATCGACCGGTAACATTTCTTGTCCTCGGTGCAGGTAACAGAGGAAGCGTTTACGCCGGATATGCAAAAAAGTACCCCGATTGCATGAAAATAGTAGGAGTCGCCGATAAAAATCAATTGCGGCTAAAATCTATGGCCGAAGACCACGATGTCCCGGAAGAAAACAGATTTACCGATTGGAAAGAAGCCTTGAATAAAACAAAATTCGCAGATGCCGTTATCATTAGTCTACCCGACAATCTACATTATGATCCTTGTATGAAAGCGCTTTCGATGGGCTATCACATCTTACTCGAAAAACCCATAGCACCTACTGAAAAAGAATGTACGGACATTCGAGATTTAGCGATCAAAAAAAATGCCATTGTAGGAGTCTGCCATGTATTACGATACGCACCCTATTTCATCGCTCTCAAACAAATCATCGATTCGGGTGACATAGGGCAACTGATTAGTATACAACATCTCGAACCCATACAATACGCACACATGGCGCACTCTTATGTAAGAGGCAACTGGCATAATTCAAAGGAAACTACCCCCATTATTTTGGCAAAATCCTGCCACGACCTCGACATTATCAGATGGCTGGTCGGCTCTCCATGCAAATCTATTTCGGCCTACGGCTCTTTAACCTATTTCAAACGGAAAAATATGCCGCAAGGTGCTACCGAACGTTGTTTAGATTGTCCGCATGAAAATGAATGCCCCTATTCCGCATTAGACATTTATTTGAAAAAACGAAAACATATATATGCATTCGACCTGCCCAAAGAACGCAGCCTTCAAAACGAGGCAATACGTAAAGTGATACGGACTACCGATTACGGACGCTGCGTGTTCCAAATGGACAATGACCAATGCGACCACTACGTGACCAGCATGGAGTTTGAAAATGGTGTTACAGCCAATTTCTCTATGGAGGCATTCATGGCCAAAGGAGGAAGAAGGACTCAAATAATGGGTACGAAAGGAGAAATCGTAGGTGATATGACAACATTTACCGTAACCGATTTCCGCAGTGGGAAACAGCGCATATGGGATGCCAAAGTAGAAGAAGTGAAAAGTTACGTCGGACACGGGCACGGCGGCGGAGACCTATGTTTGGTTCGCGATTTTATAAACGCTGTCGGGAACGATAACCGCGACTATCTGTCTAGCCCCATAAGTGTTTCAGTCGAAAGCCATATCATGGGATTCAAAGCCGAAGAAAGTCGGCTGAACGATCGAAAAGTAAAAATTTGA
- a CDS encoding DUF6340 family protein, with protein MKKLWGCILVFAVLLTGCRSASVLSFDVWRPAKVTFPADIVRVTVVNNSAEPNEKEGNKYKDISGKEYTLVVPHDSTTYRLAEYIALELSDAHYFPEITIFYDDSITLPKSLYPLLSENQLSIVRGGADNTAVVSLDKTDMVVNMEDHTLLGSSGETVFVTDLSVATTLNLRVYWPNKIEPSSEMVTDTLYWQSFGYTPDDAHSSLPLTAEFIQEAMRQISARVRELFIPHVDNVNRYIYTSTNPAMDDAYDFWQQKKYKEASYLWEYVYEEQKNETTRAMAAANLAVYNELFDNYKVAIEWVDKSLSLFEKRVDSNASDITVLRDYRRQLMERKSDNSLLQKQM; from the coding sequence ATGAAGAAGTTATGGGGTTGTATATTGGTATTTGCTGTGTTGCTGACGGGATGCCGATCGGCTTCGGTACTCTCGTTCGATGTGTGGCGACCGGCAAAAGTTACTTTTCCGGCGGATATCGTGCGGGTAACTGTCGTTAATAATTCGGCAGAGCCTAACGAAAAAGAGGGGAATAAATATAAGGATATTTCGGGTAAGGAATATACGTTGGTCGTGCCGCATGACAGCACGACTTATCGTTTGGCAGAATATATAGCATTAGAGCTTTCTGATGCACATTATTTCCCTGAGATTACAATTTTTTATGACGACTCTATAACCTTGCCTAAAAGTTTGTATCCTCTTTTGTCGGAAAATCAACTTTCGATTGTAAGGGGAGGAGCCGATAATACAGCGGTCGTGTCTCTCGATAAAACCGATATGGTAGTAAATATGGAGGATCACACTTTGTTAGGTTCTTCCGGAGAGACTGTCTTTGTTACAGACTTATCGGTAGCCACGACTTTGAATTTACGTGTATATTGGCCGAACAAGATAGAACCTTCTTCCGAAATGGTTACGGATACGTTATATTGGCAATCTTTCGGGTATACGCCAGATGATGCTCATAGTTCATTGCCTCTGACCGCTGAGTTTATTCAAGAGGCGATGAGGCAGATTTCTGCACGGGTAAGAGAATTGTTTATTCCTCATGTAGACAATGTCAATCGTTATATTTATACATCTACCAATCCGGCGATGGATGATGCTTATGATTTTTGGCAGCAGAAAAAATACAAAGAGGCTTCTTATTTGTGGGAATATGTTTATGAAGAACAGAAAAATGAAACTACCCGAGCTATGGCAGCAGCCAATTTGGCTGTGTATAATGAGCTGTTCGATAATTATAAAGTCGCTATTGAATGGGTAGATAAATCACTTTCCTTATTTGAAAAGAGGGTGGATAGTAATGCTTCTGATATAACTGTTTTACGGGATTATCGTCGACAACTGATGGAACGGAAGTCTGATAATTCTTTGTTGCAGAAACAAATGTAG
- a CDS encoding phosphoglycerate kinase encodes MQTLDNYNFAGKKAFVRVDFNVPLDENFNITDDTRMVKALPTLKKILADGGSLIIGSHLGRPKKGPEDKFSLRHIVAHLSELLGTEVKFVDECVGDKVKAAVAALKPGEVLLLENLRFHAEEEGKPRGLAEDASDEEKAAAKKAIKASQKEFTKELADLADVYVNDAFGTAHRAHASTALMAEYFSPENKMFGYLMGKEVAAVDKVMKEMVRPFTAIMGGSKVSSKIDIIENLLTKVDNLIIAGGMTYTFTKALGGKIGNSICEDDKLDLALELINKAKANHVNLVLAVDAKIADDFSNDANTDFCDVDKIPDGWEGMDIGPKSEALFADVIKKSKTILWNGPTGVFEFDNFTSGSRAVAEAIVEATKNGAFSLVGGGDSVACVNKFGLADKVSYVSTGGGALLEAIEGKTLPGIAAIQG; translated from the coding sequence ATGCAAACACTTGACAATTACAATTTTGCTGGTAAGAAAGCATTTGTCCGCGTAGATTTTAACGTTCCTCTCGACGAGAACTTTAATATCACCGACGACACCCGTATGGTAAAAGCATTACCTACACTGAAAAAAATATTGGCCGATGGCGGTAGCCTCATCATCGGTTCTCACTTGGGACGCCCCAAAAAAGGTCCAGAAGACAAATTCTCTTTGCGTCATATCGTTGCACATTTGAGCGAATTGCTCGGAACCGAAGTAAAATTCGTAGATGAATGTGTTGGCGATAAAGTAAAAGCAGCCGTAGCCGCATTAAAACCCGGAGAAGTTCTTCTTCTCGAAAACTTGCGTTTCCATGCCGAAGAGGAAGGAAAGCCCAGAGGATTGGCCGAAGATGCCAGCGACGAAGAAAAAGCTGCTGCTAAAAAAGCGATCAAAGCCAGCCAAAAAGAATTTACGAAAGAACTCGCCGACTTGGCAGATGTTTATGTAAACGATGCCTTCGGTACGGCACATCGTGCTCATGCTTCTACGGCCTTGATGGCAGAATACTTCTCTCCCGAAAACAAAATGTTCGGATACCTCATGGGTAAAGAAGTTGCCGCCGTCGATAAAGTAATGAAAGAGATGGTTCGTCCTTTCACTGCTATTATGGGTGGTTCGAAAGTTTCTTCGAAAATCGATATTATCGAAAATCTATTGACCAAAGTAGATAACTTGATTATCGCCGGTGGTATGACCTATACTTTTACCAAAGCATTGGGCGGTAAAATCGGTAACTCCATCTGTGAAGACGACAAACTCGATTTAGCTCTCGAACTCATCAACAAGGCCAAAGCCAACCATGTAAATTTGGTTTTAGCAGTCGATGCCAAGATCGCCGACGATTTCTCGAACGATGCCAATACCGACTTCTGTGATGTCGATAAAATACCCGATGGTTGGGAAGGTATGGACATCGGTCCTAAATCCGAAGCTCTGTTCGCCGACGTAATCAAGAAATCGAAAACTATTCTGTGGAACGGTCCGACAGGAGTATTCGAATTCGATAACTTTACATCAGGTTCCCGTGCTGTTGCAGAGGCCATTGTAGAAGCAACTAAAAACGGAGCATTCTCTCTCGTAGGCGGGGGCGACTCTGTGGCTTGCGTAAATAAATTCGGATTGGCCGATAAAGTTTCATATGTATCAACCGGAGGTGGAGCTCTACTCGAAGCCATCGAAGGCAAAACTTTACCGGGTATAGCTGCCATACAAGGCTAA